TTCTTGGTCACGAGATTGGACTGAATTGTACTAGTTCTGCTTAAACACAATTTTGGTCGTATTTTCTTGTTATATAAATGTTATAGAAAAATTTTGGGCCTTTATGAGTTTTACTTAAAGGTCCTGGCACATTTCTTTGCTGTACAGAACTTATGGATGGTTCATGGACAGTCAAATATTGATAAATGATCATTGTGTGTAGTTTATTTAAATAGCTAGAGGAAAGCCAATTTTTAGATGATAAAAGGGTTAGAAATCTTGCCATGTaagtatgcattttttttttaatagttagcGTAAACAGTTTATCTATGATCAGGATCTACTAGTGGAGAGAaacatttaatttattattattatttttttaatactagatTACAGTTTTGACATCTAGGTGtggatattttcattttggtcccttaaatttgagattttccattttagactacaaagtttgattctgttttgaaaaacgAAAATAATCATTCCCTTAGCaaagattaaaatttaaaattcgaAATGAGAGAGGAAATCAGTCTTGCAAATTGAAGTGGAAAATAAACGTTCAGGATAGCTAATGTTAAGGCTGAGGGGGGTCTTGGCTTGTTTCCTAGGTGCCGCCTCATTAACTTGTTTAGGTGCCACATAAACTGCATAAATACATATCTTATGTTAACTGCATAAACTTATTCagggggtaaaaaaaaaaaaaaacctgcatAAACTCCATTTTGTTACACATGGTAGAACCATCAGCCATGGTtaatgttagatttttttttttttttctttttttgagcaaGCATTCCTGATTTATATGTAATAGTCAGAGACCCGTGCGatgctaaaaaaatttgacaatttgttttttttattaagtgaaaaatgaaacATAGTAGATGAGACTAAAAAGTATTAGTTTCAAACCCttcttaaaatgatgtgattattttctagttgatataatatatttgttaagctatttatattgttatttgaaagtattttaaattttgtaagttaaaaaaaaaaggaaatataacatattttacatttaattattatataaggtgatatattttgtgaataatataatttgtaattgaattttGTTTCTAGTACTTTTTATAAACAATTCATTCTCTATATTTCTTGAATGATCCAAAGAGGATACTCATATAACTATAAGTAAATCTATTacttatgttaaaaaaaatacaatactttaataacataagaaaaatgTGATTTTATCAAGAATTAGTAGACTGCAATAGTCATAATGGATAGAATGGATTAAAGTGAATCAAAATAgactgaaatggaccaaattagaACAAATGCTACGCTATGTGGCTGGGAAACAATGACCACGCAATACCcaatcttatcaaaaaaaaaaaaaaaaacccaatgttAATGAGCCCAAGGAGTTAAGGAAAGAGCATTATGGCTGTCTCTCCTTCTTGTGCTTCTGCTACTCTGCCACACAACCTTCAACCCTGCAAAAACTTCCTTCCTTCTCACACTGCACCCATTGTTTTCCATGCAAAATACCTACTCTCATCTCTAAAACCCAACACCACAACCACCAGCACCCACATCATATTAAGCCCCAACAAGCTCTTTGACCTTGCTGATTCTTGGAAATGGAGGACCCAAGTTTCCTTCTTTACTGGTTTTTTGACAAAAGGTAAGAATGCTGAAAGCCTCAAGGAGGAACTTTATGCAGCAATAGCCCCTTTTGATAGAGGTGCTGAGGCTACCCCTGAGGACCAACAACTTGTAGAGCAGGTGGGAGCTTCATTTCAACCCCTTTGTGATTTTGCATTATTTCACTCTTCTATTccacagtttttattttttgtgtgaagttttatcttttatgatacaaaaactgaaaattcaTGTCCTATAGTCATGCCTGGTTGTGATGCCCATTGGAATTTTGAGTTTATCATTTATGGCATTCATGGCTGAATGTAGGATgagttaaaaagtaaaatagctTGTCTTTTTTGCTTAAATACATGGTTGGTCCGAAAATTTTAGCCTATGATATGACATATGAGCAATCAAAAGTGATCAATTTTAGTCTTAGATGACGCTATCAAACTAAAAATTGACACGTTGTCACTCCATTAGACATATTAGTGACCAAATTTGATCGCTTTAAGTTTGTTAGAGACTAAAAGTGGTCACTTAAAGTTTGTCAGGAACTAAAAACAGTCACTTTAATTTTGTTTCGGATTAAAAGCGATCACtttaaatttcaatgaaaatCACTCATAGGATCAAGTATAGGGACCAACCGTGTATATTGTGGCCTTTGAGTTTTTAAAGCTGACATCCAGTATCATGTAGATTACTCTGTTTGATTATATAGCACATGCTAATGCCACATTTAAAATagaattcaatatttttttaaaattatattattaatttttaaaattttttcatggCCGAATTCCATATGAAACGCAACTACtatatgattttcttggttTCTCATTGGCGTTTTTAGGTCTTGGTACCTATTTTTTCAAGTGCACAGTCCATGCATTTCTCTAGTACACAACTATAGACTAAAACATTTGCAAGTTCAATATGTAACAAATCAAGAATATTTAATCACCATGTCTGGGTTTAGTATTTGAAGATTTCTTTTAtgacatttatggattttttttttttttgatcagaTTGCTCGTAAACTTGAGGCAGTGAATGAAGTAAAGGAGCCTCTCAAGTCTAATTTGCTCAATGGAAAATGGGAACTTCTATATACAACATCCCAATCTGTTTTGCAAACACAGGTGATTCTTTGTTAATGTCTCTTTCAGTTTTTTTGAGACTTGTTCTCTGTAAGAAAGGCATAATTTTTCTAATACAACATTATGGATTATGAACTACTTTCAAAGACTATTTATTCTCATGCTGACTACTTGGTTTTGATGCTTTGTTCCTTAATTGATGCATATTTACAtatgaacacacacacacacacacacacacacaaaatagaGAATAACACCTATTGGtgtatttttgttctttcttggAGAGGAAAAATTGGGGACTCCTAGACCCCTGCAAAAGTGAGAGCTTTGTGAATTGGGTACTAcctttatattttctatgttaTAAATTGGTCATGTATGAACCTTTTGTCCAAGTAACTGAGGAGAATCTTGTCTTGTCAGATATATAGGTCTCTTAAAACCTAGGATTGATAATTATAGCTGATTGCACTTTAAGTTGTAtaattttactttcatttctGCTTTTAGTGGTTCTCTTGTAtcctgttttgttttgttacaTCTAAATTTGTTATGTTTGAATTCTTTTTATACAATGAGTTATCATGTCTGTGTGGAATATGTgtaaatttggatttgaaaacTTATTCTTAATtcgtattttttcttcttttattctcTTCTTATATATCATTCATCTCTATAGAATTATAACTCATTACTTATGAATTTATATGACAGAGACCAAAATATTTAAGGCCAAATGGGAAAATCTACCAGGCGATCAATGCGGATACTCTAAGGGCTCAAAATATGGAAACTTGGCCATTCTTTAATCAGGTATTGCTTCTTAGTAACATCTGATTTACGTTGTTTGTTTGCATGCatatttcttttagttttcaTCTAATATCTAAGCAGTTTTGCTGAGTGCTCAACTACCAGTGGAAGTTGGGACCTTATAGTTAGATGataattgatgaattttttaaagaatgtagTATGTGGCCCTGAATGGgctgccatttttttttcttagtttaggctgaaaatacaaaaaacaaaaaatataacaaaaaaggACCCCAAGCTACTAAGAGGCATTGGAAACAAGGCAAGAAACTAAATCTGATGGAGTACCCAGTTAAAAAGTTTGTGTTGCTTTGCTTTTGGAGCAACTATATGAGCTTCAATAACTGCAAACTTGCTTCCTTTATAACATTAGAAAGCAGTAGCTCTGATGTCCTGAAGCAGAGAAGAGATTACCCATGAAATATGGTGTCCATTGATAGAATTTATTGGATCTTTTCTATCAGTTTCAAGGATCACTTTATACAGTCATATAGCCTTGACTAGCACCTCTTTTTGTCTAGTGAAATGAGCTAGTGTTTGCGTCCATCCATTTTTCTGAATACTCTCTTTAACCCAGAGAAGTGTTGTTTCTCCTATCTTCTCAATTCAGATGGAAGTCCCTAAGCATATACTGCGTGACAAGCAAAGGTCCTTATATAATCTGGTAGCTGAGTTCTGATGCTCTGTAGTGTACTCTGCCTAATACTATTCCAGGTTTGACAAGATTAATAACTTGATCCATAGCACAACAACATCTGATAAAGCATGGCTCTCTTGCTTGTGGCTTTGGTAGATTGTGTGAACAGTAAACCTACTTTTCTAATTCTGGGAGTGATGATTGATACACAGGAATTTAGGTGGAtccatttttacattgaaactgAACTATTCTGGAAATCTTGCTTGGCAATCCTGTTCTATTTTGTCAAAGTCATGTCAAGATTGTGAGCTAACAGATTATTGATACTTCTCTTGAATTGGTCGATCAGTCATGAGGactcttttcttcaaaaaataagATTGTTAAGCAGGAGTACCGAGCCTGTTAACCATCACTTTTGGTATGATTTTGCACACAAAATTTCATAGGCTGAAGAGCTGAAATTGACTGAATTCTGAAGGGAGTTGCACTTTGAAATTCCCTTGCCTGTTCTCCCCCATTTGGAAAAGGTCTAGTACAACACCGGTAATGTCTTATGAACTTGTAAAAGTGTGATTGAACATACACAAGCAGCCATCTGGGTCATGGTGCTTTTATAGCTCCTAATTAAAAGACTCAACTTTTGACTTCATCCTGTATAGGATGACTCTTCATGGGATTTGGGATAAAATTGGGTTAGAAACTCTggttccttcttttcttttaacaaGTTTGAAGAATTATGAGAGTCGCAAGCCAAGTCAAGAAAAGGACTTACTCTTCTTTCTTTGTAGCCTTAATGATTAGTAGTTTGAAGCCTTAAGAAAAGAAACAGGTTTGTTTTTTTGGCATTCGGTTCTTTTGTCTTAAGTCAAGTTCGGTTAATCTTTCTATATggttaggtttaggttttagaATGTTGGCTAcctatgtaaaaaaaaaagtgttgtaagaTTCAGTCTTTGACATAATAGTTTGCTACAAGAGGGACACGTTCACTTGGAAGCAAGTTTGACTGCTCCACAAAGCTCCCCTGAAGCTATTCTATCATGGGCAGAAGctaaaaatatcacaaaaagaataagaaTGGAAGCATGATTGAAAATATTGGTAGCTAAAATCTGAAATGGCTTAAATTGGATTATAAGAATTTGATCCAACCATGATTCAAAAAAGGTAGTCAAAAGTCTGATGGCAGTTGTTGGGTAGtgaaaaaaatctgatttggACCCCAAATGGATAAGCAGCAGATTAATTAAGCCACAAATCACCGtgtgcatttaaaaaaaatttgtatatgaGATTTCTTAAACATAGATGTCAACATGTGCAAAGCTACAACAGTACAACCTGTCTGGTACAAGACATCCAAAACAATATGACTAGTGGTACATGCCATCATGCCAACGTGCATAAATGTCAATACTTTTGATGCATCTACATTTTCTAAAATAGGAGTGTGCTTAAAATCGGTTCTATGACTTCTCATACTGCATTCTAGCCTAATAAACACCTCCCATTAAGCGTGCTCCGAGCAAATCACAGATCTCTAGGCAGAGGTTGTAATGTTAGGAATTATTATAATACTCACCTTAATTTTGTGAGGAAGAGCTCCTGAAGTATCCTAGGATCCTAACTATATCAAGTTTCTTTTAGATTTGCCAACTAAGTTAACTGTGCAGTGTGCAGTAGCAAGTCAAAATATGCTGACTTTTGTGAGGAATCTATATAAATGAATGGTACTCATATTTTCTCTTGTGCTTTAGACCAATCTTTTATTATCATTTACAATTTATTCATATGCATATATgatcttgtttttgaaaatttccatCTTCAATCAAGAAATCTAGATGATTCtgtagccattttttggtgaattgGGTTTACACTGGATTACAGCAGCTTTATAATGGAGGCCTTCAGTAGCATAAGACTTGGTTTTGATAATTGTTTTGATGCTGTTTGGTCTTTGTCTTGACCTTTTAGTGCTTTTTCCCACATGCAGTATAGCTTTATCATTCTTCATAGCTCATGAGCTTAAGGTTAATCTGTTAATGTTTATGCAGGTCACGGCTAATTTAGTCCCCTTAAACTCAAGAAGGGTGGCTGTTAAATTTGATTTCTTCAGAATTGCTGGTCTGATACCTATTAAATCACCTGGAAGTGGTCGTGGTCAGTTGGAAATAACTTACTTGGATGAGGAGTTAAGGTAAGCAACACAAAACTATTGATTCTACAGTCCATGAGTGTCTAACTAATTCTTTTTCCAAGAATGTTAGTATAATGGTTACAATAAAACTAAACATTGTAATAAAAGTCTCACATTATCCAAGCCTCCCTTCCCCTCCCTCCCCCCCCACcacccccaccacccccccccccccgcgcgcgcgcgcgcgcgcgcGTCTATCTCCATCCAAACATAACCCTAGGCCCTAGGCTTTGGCTCAAGATGTAAGGGGCATGTCTATACTTCAGATCCTACAAAGAGTGTCTGTTTTTGCAAATATCTTCAATGCTGTAAAAAATTCTGAATTAGTTACAAATAATTATGTCATGACAATGCATTTTTCGTGgttctttacattttttataattcacaCGGACTATTTCCTCATGTGATACCAGATAATTACTAAAGGTTAAAACATTCTTGGCAATAATATTACTAAAGGTTAAAGAATGTTACTATCAACCTCTATTTGCTTCagaaaatcatataaattaaattcCTAATGATTTCATGAATTTGAAATTCTGTTCAGCCCTTTACTTTTGCTAAATTCTAGTCTCTGTTTTTGCAGAATATCAAGAGGTGATAAAGGTAATTTGTTCATTTTGAAAATGGTGGATCCATCTTATAGAGTTCCTCTTTGATACAGCTTTTGCAAAAGAATGATTGTTGAGTCACCTCTGGAGAGAGGGAATTGTAGGACTTAGAAGTTAGAGGTGTTGTGTTCATTTATATAGACGTGTAGCTAAGCTTAGTAAAAGCTGCTCATTCAGCATGTGAGAAAAGTAGCCAAGGGACGTTGGAATCCATTCAATTCAAGTGTTTGATAACCCGGCTTCATGTACAGGTCTCTAGTGTATGCTGTATTTATTGTCAACatcaccaaaaacaaaaaaaaagaagaaggaagaatcaAATGTATACAGTAACAAATAGTTGAAAGTTGATACTGTTAAAATTATTGTATTCCAAATATggaaaaaataatcatattatgGTAAATACCAACCAACCTCTCTTGAGGTTTCATACTCTCCCAAACTTCGGATGAAATGACACTTCCTTGATTATTTTATTCCTTGTTTGTTCTATTTCTTTGAACTTTCATTAAAGAAAGACTATTGactaggctttttttttttttggagaaatgaCTAGCCTTTCTTGTTACCGGAGAATTAATCaatggacaaagtttggttaTAAACTTGATTGTTATCTAAGGTTATAACTtcacttaatatatttttattggatgtaaattttgacaaatccatcattagattatattttcttcttatattctctatgcttgaaaatttttcaaaagactaaagattaataactatatcatcaattaattctttaaattgcaagtttttgtagtctaaaatctatatctatgtatatatctaaaaggtgaagtgtagcatttattgttattacGTTTCAGTTGAGCCATATCAGCAACCATGtcattatcttttttgttttcaatttatattttaaaacattttctcattaaGGTAACTTAAAAactccattatttaaaaattaaaatatcttttaaccattatttttattattagttttccaAAACTCTCCCTCCTTCTTACCTTTTCATTTTCCCACTACTTTCTACCATAATATTATTCTCTCTCTAcccttttatctctttttattttgactattctTATTCTTaacatcttactataaatttgataattttttttcccattctaTGCATGGTTTTCTCACACAAAAAAagctacttctctctctctaaatattGGTAACAGAATCAATTGCAAGTTACAATTTAGTTTCAATGGATCAAGTGCAACTCCATCTAGATATTCAAGAATGGAAAATTGCCAGCATATTCAACATGAAGGATTTGATTGCTGAGTCCCACCCAATATTTTTACTTGGTTGATTTAGACTATAAAAGCAATTAGGAAGAGCTCTAATTGTAATATGAttagttattttagaatatggCTAAGATATGATTAATACTTCCTTGGGTCATAGCAAATGCTACCCTTATGTTCCTCTCAGTCACAAACTCACTCTCACCACTATGTGTTACCACCATTGAAATCTACCACCACCAAAATTAGTGGATTTCCACTTTAATAAGTTCAATCCTTTTTAttcag
This DNA window, taken from Quercus robur chromosome 2, dhQueRobu3.1, whole genome shotgun sequence, encodes the following:
- the LOC126715842 gene encoding probable plastid-lipid-associated protein 4, chloroplastic isoform X1, which produces MAVSPSCASATLPHNLQPCKNFLPSHTAPIVFHAKYLLSSLKPNTTTTSTHIILSPNKLFDLADSWKWRTQVSFFTGFLTKGKNAESLKEELYAAIAPFDRGAEATPEDQQLVEQIARKLEAVNEVKEPLKSNLLNGKWELLYTTSQSVLQTQRPKYLRPNGKIYQAINADTLRAQNMETWPFFNQVTANLVPLNSRRVAVKFDFFRIAGLIPIKSPGSGRGQLEITYLDEELRISRGDKGNLFILKMVDPSYRVPL
- the LOC126715842 gene encoding probable plastid-lipid-associated protein 4, chloroplastic isoform X2, with the protein product MAVSPSCASATLPHNLQPCKNFLPSHTAPIVFHAKYLLSSLKPNTTTTSTHIILSPNKLFDLADSWKWRTQVSFFTGFLTKGKNAESLKEELYAAIAPFDRGAEATPEDQQLVEQIARKLEAVNEVKEPLKSNLLNGKWELLYTTSQSVLQTQRPKYLRPNGKIYQAINADTLRAQNMETWPFFNQMEVPKHILRDKQRSLYNLVAEF